The following are encoded in a window of Mycobacterium decipiens genomic DNA:
- a CDS encoding MFS transporter, whose product MPVSRLFKDASTPRNPFGRLVAQGSLYTAGMQLGSGAVVLPVICAHQGLMWVAGLLFPAFCIGAILGNSASPLILQRAGRQRHLLMAAISVTSAALVVCNTAFPWTPAVIAGVFFVTATALGVVTGVSSVAYTDMISNKLSVLRRGELLLTQGAVGSVLATAGTLVIVPMLARGNEMARYHGLLWLGAAGLVCAGIAALFVGPMQGVSATATTRMPLREIYRQGFAVARSQPWFRRYAMTYLLFVPISLGTTFFSLRAAQSSDSLHVLVILSSIGLVVGSLLWRQVNRLFGVRGMLLGSALLSATSALLCIVAESCGQWVHMWAYGTAFLLATIAAQTVVAASISWISLFANERHRATLICFGSTLAAVESTVLGGVLGGIAQKHATVWPVVVVLMLAVVAAVASLRAPTRVRVPARTAGHTATLQPQQPVPPPVGGDRAVVLNPIPSDGRPTLSDYLAGGHRVHGRQFRRVWDSRRPALPPNRPGCRSTARRPEPGKPAIALSQPRHPAVGVREGAPLDSGQGIA is encoded by the coding sequence ATGCCCGTATCACGGCTGTTCAAGGACGCGTCCACGCCACGGAACCCATTCGGGCGGCTGGTGGCCCAGGGCAGTCTCTACACGGCCGGGATGCAGCTGGGCAGCGGTGCCGTGGTGCTACCCGTCATCTGCGCACATCAGGGCCTTATGTGGGTTGCTGGGCTCTTGTTTCCGGCGTTTTGCATCGGCGCCATTCTGGGGAACTCGGCATCGCCACTGATACTGCAGCGCGCGGGCCGGCAACGGCACCTGCTGATGGCGGCGATATCGGTGACATCGGCAGCGCTGGTGGTTTGCAACACCGCGTTCCCCTGGACGCCAGCGGTCATCGCGGGTGTTTTCTTCGTGACGGCAACGGCCCTTGGTGTCGTCACCGGGGTCTCCAGCGTCGCCTACACCGACATGATCTCCAACAAGTTGTCTGTGCTGCGGCGGGGTGAGCTGCTGCTCACCCAAGGCGCGGTTGGGTCGGTGCTGGCCACCGCCGGCACGCTGGTGATTGTGCCGATGCTGGCCCGTGGCAATGAGATGGCGCGGTATCACGGTCTGCTGTGGCTGGGCGCCGCGGGTCTGGTTTGCGCCGGCATTGCGGCGCTGTTCGTCGGCCCGATGCAGGGCGTGTCCGCCACCGCCACCACCCGAATGCCACTGCGGGAGATCTACCGGCAGGGCTTCGCGGTCGCCCGCTCCCAGCCGTGGTTTCGCCGGTATGCGATGACTTACCTGTTGTTCGTTCCGATCAGTCTGGGCACCACGTTCTTCAGCCTGCGCGCCGCCCAGTCCAGCGACAGTCTGCACGTGCTGGTGATCCTTTCCAGCATCGGATTGGTGGTCGGTTCGCTGCTGTGGCGGCAGGTAAACCGCCTGTTCGGCGTGCGCGGCATGTTGCTGGGCAGTGCATTGTTGAGCGCCACCTCCGCGCTGCTGTGCATCGTGGCCGAGTCGTGCGGGCAGTGGGTCCACATGTGGGCGTACGGCACGGCGTTCCTCCTGGCTACGATCGCCGCTCAGACGGTGGTTGCCGCGTCGATATCGTGGATCAGCTTATTTGCCAACGAGCGGCATCGCGCGACTCTGATCTGCTTTGGATCGACGTTGGCGGCCGTCGAATCTACGGTGCTCGGAGGTGTGCTCGGCGGAATTGCGCAGAAGCACGCCACGGTCTGGCCGGTTGTCGTCGTGCTGATGCTGGCCGTCGTCGCCGCGGTCGCGAGTCTGCGCGCACCGACCCGAGTCCGGGTGCCGGCGCGCACCGCTGGGCACACCGCCACGTTGCAACCGCAGCAACCAGTCCCGCCGCCGGTTGGCGGGGACCGCGCGGTTGTGCTCAACCCCATCCCCAGCGATGGCCGTCCGACGCTGTCCGACTATCTCGCCGGCGGCCATCGGGTTCATGGCCGACAGTTCCGACGGGTATGGGACAGCCGCCGGCCCGCGCTACCCCCCAACAGGCCAGGCTGCCGCTCTACGGCGCGCCGTCCAGAGCCCGGCAAACCCGCTATCGCGCTATCCCAGCCGCGCCATCCAGCCGTGGGTGTCCGCGAAGGTGCCCCGCTGGATTCCGGTCAGGGTATCGCGTAA
- a CDS encoding branched-chain amino acid aminotransferase → MTSGSLEFTVSRADNPATDAQRESILREPGFGKYHTDHMVSIDYAEGQGWHNARLIPYGPIELDPSAIVLHYAQEVFEGLKAYRWADGSIVSFRADANAARLRSSARRLAIPELPDAVFIESLRQLIAVDNAWVPSAGGEEALYLRPFIFATEPGLGVRPATRYRYLLIASPAGAYFKGGIAPVSVWVSTEYVRACPGGTGAAKFGGNYAASLLAQAEAAENGCDQVVWLDAVERRYVEEMGGMNIFFVLGSGGSARLVTPELSGSLLPGITRDSLLQLAIDAGFAVEERKIDIAEWQKKAAAGELTEVFACGTAAVITPIARVKHGASEFTVADGQPGEVTMALRDTLTGIQRGTFADTHGWMARLG, encoded by the coding sequence ATGACCAGCGGCTCGCTTGAGTTCACGGTGTCACGCGCGGATAATCCGGCTACCGATGCGCAGCGTGAGTCGATCCTGCGCGAGCCGGGCTTCGGCAAATACCACACCGACCATATGGTGTCGATCGACTACGCCGAGGGCCAGGGTTGGCACAACGCTCGGCTCATCCCTTACGGCCCGATCGAGCTGGATCCCTCGGCGATCGTGCTGCACTACGCACAGGAGGTGTTCGAAGGGCTCAAGGCCTACCGCTGGGCGGACGGATCCATCGTGTCGTTTCGCGCCGACGCCAACGCGGCCAGGTTGCGCTCGTCGGCGCGGCGGCTAGCGATTCCCGAATTGCCCGACGCGGTGTTCATCGAATCCCTGCGCCAGCTGATCGCTGTCGACAACGCGTGGGTGCCCAGCGCCGGCGGCGAGGAGGCGCTGTATCTGCGGCCATTCATCTTCGCCACCGAGCCGGGACTTGGCGTGCGGCCGGCCACCCGGTACCGCTACCTGTTGATCGCCTCGCCGGCGGGTGCGTACTTCAAGGGCGGCATCGCCCCGGTCAGCGTCTGGGTGTCGACGGAGTATGTCCGGGCGTGCCCAGGGGGCACCGGTGCGGCCAAGTTCGGCGGCAACTACGCAGCCTCATTGCTGGCTCAGGCCGAAGCCGCCGAGAACGGATGCGACCAGGTGGTGTGGCTGGACGCCGTGGAACGCCGCTACGTCGAAGAGATGGGTGGGATGAACATCTTCTTCGTGCTCGGCAGTGGCGGATCGGCGCGGTTGGTCACCCCGGAGTTGTCCGGCTCACTGCTACCCGGCATCACCCGGGACTCGTTGCTGCAGCTGGCTATTGATGCTGGATTCGCGGTCGAGGAACGTAAGATCGACATCGCCGAGTGGCAGAAGAAGGCCGCCGCTGGCGAACTCACCGAGGTGTTTGCGTGTGGCACCGCCGCCGTCATCACCCCGATCGCGCGGGTGAAGCACGGTGCCAGTGAGTTCACCGTCGCCGACGGTCAGCCGGGTGAGGTGACGATGGCGTTACGCGATACCCTGACCGGAATCCAGCGGGGCACCTTCGCGGACACCCACGGCTGGATGGCGCGGCTGGGATAG
- the gcvT gene encoding glycine cleavage system aminomethyltransferase GcvT, whose product MSDVQELIQGPLQDRHRELGASFAEFGGWLMPVSYAGTVSEHNATRNAVGLFDVSHLGKALVRGPGAAQFVNSALTNDLNRIGPGKAQYTLCCTESGGVIDDLIAYYVGEDEIFLVPNATNTAAVVAALQAAAPSGLTITNLHRSYAVLAVQGPRSTEVLTSLGLPTDMDYMGYADASCSGVSVRVCRTGYTGEHGYELLPPWESAGVVFDALVAAVSAAGGEPAGLGARDTLRTEMGYPLHGHELSLDISPLQARCGWAVGWKKDAFFGRDALLAEKAAGPRRLLRGLRMVGRGVLRPGLSVLAGDTTVGVTTSGTFSPTLQAGIGLALIDSDAGVEDGQQISVDVRGRAVECEVVRPPFVAVKTR is encoded by the coding sequence GTGAGCGATGTGCAAGAGCTAATTCAGGGACCGCTACAAGACCGCCATCGCGAGTTGGGCGCAAGTTTCGCCGAGTTCGGTGGCTGGCTGATGCCCGTTTCGTATGCCGGGACCGTCAGCGAGCACAATGCCACCCGCAACGCAGTCGGTCTGTTCGATGTCAGCCACCTGGGCAAAGCATTGGTTCGCGGACCGGGTGCTGCCCAGTTCGTCAACTCCGCACTGACCAACGACCTGAACCGCATCGGGCCGGGCAAGGCGCAATACACGTTGTGCTGCACCGAGTCCGGTGGGGTCATCGATGACCTGATCGCCTACTACGTCGGCGAGGACGAGATCTTTCTGGTGCCCAACGCCACCAACACCGCCGCGGTGGTCGCCGCGCTGCAGGCAGCCGCGCCGAGCGGTCTGACGATCACCAACTTGCATCGCTCCTATGCGGTGCTGGCGGTGCAGGGGCCACGTTCGACCGAGGTGCTCACCTCATTGGGGCTGCCCACCGACATGGACTACATGGGCTATGCCGATGCCTCGTGCTCTGGTGTGTCGGTGCGCGTCTGCCGCACGGGGTACACCGGTGAGCACGGCTACGAACTGCTGCCGCCGTGGGAGTCCGCCGGCGTGGTGTTCGACGCACTGGTGGCCGCGGTATCAGCGGCCGGCGGCGAACCCGCCGGCCTAGGCGCACGCGACACGCTGCGCACCGAAATGGGTTATCCGCTGCACGGGCACGAACTTTCGCTGGACATCTCGCCGCTGCAGGCCCGATGCGGTTGGGCGGTCGGCTGGAAGAAGGACGCCTTCTTTGGCCGCGACGCATTATTGGCCGAGAAGGCTGCCGGGCCGCGGCGACTGCTGCGGGGGCTGCGCATGGTCGGCCGCGGTGTATTGCGCCCCGGCCTGTCAGTGCTTGCCGGGGACACGACGGTCGGGGTCACCACGTCGGGAACGTTTTCTCCGACGTTGCAGGCCGGCATCGGGCTGGCACTGATCGATAGCGACGCGGGCGTCGAAGACGGCCAGCAAATCAGTGTCGACGTCCGCGGCCGCGCTGTCGAATGCGAAGTGGTGCGGCCGCCATTTGTCGCCGTGAAAACGCGGTGA
- a CDS encoding adenylate/guanylate cyclase domain-containing protein has protein sequence MGDSLDFEALEAAGIANARERAGLLKYLDELGFTVDEMVEAERRGRLFGLAGDVLQWSGPPIYTLQTAAEELGLSAEEVAHAWALLGLTVAGPDIPALSRADVDALTTWVALKTLVGEDGAFGLLRVLGAAMARLAEAESTMIRASSPNIQMTHTHNELATARAYRTAAEFVPRIGALIDTVHRHHLTSARTYFEGVIRDTSASVTCGIGFADLSSFTVLTQALTPAQLQDLLNEFGAAVADVVHADGGRVVKFIGDAVMWVSSSPERLVRVAVDLVNHPSAHEAQMQVRAGLAYGTVLAINGDYFGNPVNLAARLVAAAAPGQILAAAELRGKLPDWPATAHGPLPLKGFNAPVPAFELHHNPHSKDTDEPATTRSD, from the coding sequence GTGGGCGATTCCCTGGACTTCGAAGCGCTCGAGGCCGCCGGAATCGCTAACGCGCGCGAGCGGGCCGGTTTGCTCAAATACCTCGACGAGCTTGGCTTCACGGTCGACGAGATGGTTGAAGCCGAACGTCGCGGCCGGCTGTTCGGGCTTGCTGGTGATGTCCTGCAATGGTCCGGGCCCCCGATCTACACCTTGCAGACCGCGGCCGAGGAGCTTGGCTTGTCAGCCGAGGAGGTCGCCCACGCGTGGGCGTTGCTCGGGCTGACCGTCGCCGGTCCCGACATTCCTGCACTGAGCCGGGCCGACGTCGACGCCCTGACGACATGGGTCGCGCTGAAGACGCTGGTGGGTGAGGATGGCGCATTCGGCCTGCTGCGAGTGCTCGGCGCCGCCATGGCCCGACTCGCCGAGGCCGAGTCGACGATGATCCGCGCCTCGTCACCGAACATCCAAATGACGCACACCCACAACGAACTCGCCACGGCACGGGCGTATCGCACCGCCGCGGAGTTCGTCCCCCGGATCGGGGCCCTGATCGACACCGTCCACCGCCACCACCTGACTAGCGCACGAACGTACTTCGAGGGCGTCATTCGCGACACGTCGGCAAGCGTGACGTGCGGCATCGGCTTTGCGGACCTGTCCAGCTTCACGGTATTGACCCAGGCGCTCACCCCAGCGCAGTTGCAGGACCTGCTCAACGAATTCGGCGCCGCCGTCGCGGACGTGGTGCATGCCGACGGCGGCCGGGTGGTGAAATTCATCGGCGACGCCGTGATGTGGGTGAGTTCGTCACCCGAGCGGCTGGTGCGGGTCGCGGTGGATCTCGTCAATCATCCGAGCGCGCACGAGGCCCAAATGCAGGTCCGTGCCGGTCTCGCGTATGGCACGGTGCTGGCCATCAACGGGGACTACTTCGGCAACCCGGTCAACCTGGCCGCGCGACTCGTGGCGGCCGCAGCACCGGGGCAGATCCTTGCCGCAGCCGAACTCCGCGGCAAACTGCCAGACTGGCCCGCGACCGCCCATGGCCCGTTGCCGCTGAAGGGCTTTAATGCCCCAGTGCCGGCCTTTGAGCTGCACCACAACCCGCATTCGAAGGACACTGACGAGCCAGCCACCACCCGCAGTGATTAG
- a CDS encoding leucyl aminopeptidase: MTTEPGYLSPSIHVATSIPKRGVDSAVLIVPVFSTGDDDRPGAVLASAEPFLPADAVAEIEAGLRALDATGASEQVHRLAVPSLPVGSVLTVGLGKPRYEWPADTIRRAAGVAARALGSSEAVLTTLTGLPGDGVCSATVEGLILGSYRFSAFRSDKTAPKDAGLRKITVLCSAKDAKKQSAHGAAVAAAVATARDFVNTPPSHLFPDEFAKRARALGESVGLEVEVLDDKALKKAGYGGVIGVGQGSSRPPRLVRLIHRGSRLAKAKQAKQAKKVALVGKGITFDTGGISIKPAASMHHMTSDMGGAAAVIATVSLAARLELPIDVIATVPMAENMPSATAQRPGDVLTQYGGTTVEVLNTDAEGRLILADAIVRACEDNPDYLIETSTLTGAQTVALGARIPGVMGSDEFRDRVAAISQRVGENGWPMPLPDELKDDLKSTVADLANVSGQRFAGMLVAGVFLREFVADSVDWAHIDVAGPAYNTSGAWGYTPKGATGVPTRTMFAVLEDIATNG; this comes from the coding sequence GTGACCACCGAACCGGGTTACCTATCCCCCTCCATTCACGTCGCCACATCGATACCCAAACGCGGGGTGGATTCTGCGGTGCTGATCGTGCCGGTCTTTTCGACCGGCGACGACGATCGGCCCGGCGCGGTCCTCGCCTCGGCCGAACCCTTCTTGCCCGCCGATGCGGTCGCTGAAATCGAGGCCGGCCTGCGGGCGCTGGACGCCACCGGCGCCAGTGAACAGGTGCACCGGCTGGCGGTGCCGTCGTTGCCGGTGGGCAGCGTGCTGACGGTCGGCCTGGGCAAACCCCGGTACGAGTGGCCGGCCGATACCATCCGTCGCGCCGCCGGTGTGGCCGCGCGGGCACTCGGCAGTTCGGAGGCGGTGCTCACCACGCTGACCGGATTGCCTGGTGACGGTGTCTGCTCGGCCACCGTTGAGGGCCTGATCCTGGGCAGCTACCGGTTCAGCGCCTTCCGCAGTGACAAGACGGCGCCGAAAGACGCTGGACTGCGCAAGATCACCGTGCTCTGCAGTGCCAAAGACGCCAAGAAGCAGAGCGCGCACGGTGCGGCCGTCGCGGCCGCGGTCGCCACCGCACGCGACTTCGTCAACACTCCCCCAAGCCACCTGTTCCCCGACGAGTTCGCTAAGCGTGCAAGGGCTTTAGGCGAATCAGTCGGCCTCGAAGTGGAGGTTCTCGACGACAAGGCACTGAAGAAGGCCGGTTACGGCGGCGTGATCGGTGTCGGCCAGGGCTCGTCGCGGCCGCCACGACTGGTGCGGTTGATCCATCGGGGATCACGGCTGGCCAAAGCCAAACAGGCCAAGCAGGCCAAGAAGGTGGCGCTGGTCGGCAAGGGGATAACCTTCGATACCGGCGGGATCTCGATCAAACCGGCAGCGTCAATGCACCACATGACCTCGGATATGGGCGGTGCGGCCGCGGTCATCGCGACCGTGTCGCTGGCGGCGCGACTGGAGCTTCCGATCGACGTCATCGCCACGGTGCCGATGGCCGAGAACATGCCGTCGGCGACGGCGCAGCGTCCGGGCGACGTGCTGACTCAGTACGGCGGTACGACGGTCGAAGTGCTCAACACCGACGCGGAGGGCCGGCTCATCCTGGCCGACGCCATCGTTCGGGCTTGCGAGGACAACCCGGACTACTTGATCGAGACGTCCACGCTGACCGGTGCTCAGACGGTGGCGCTGGGTGCCCGCATACCGGGCGTGATGGGCAGCGACGAGTTTCGCGACCGGGTGGCTGCGATCTCGCAGCGGGTGGGTGAGAACGGCTGGCCCATGCCGCTACCCGACGAACTCAAGGACGATCTGAAGTCCACGGTGGCCGACCTGGCCAACGTGAGCGGGCAGCGCTTCGCCGGCATGTTGGTGGCCGGGGTGTTCTTGCGTGAGTTCGTCGCCGACTCGGTGGATTGGGCGCACATCGATGTGGCCGGCCCGGCCTACAACACCAGCGGCGCCTGGGGCTACACGCCCAAAGGGGCTACCGGCGTGCCGACCCGCACCATGTTCGCGGTCCTCGAGGACATCGCGACGAACGGATAG
- a CDS encoding aminopeptidase, which yields MTVRRLIIAMGALLLLAGVIGLLVPVSVSDGDRGSVSCGNGIAVDLSAARNANDKSVANIPILNQLIPHTDFVAQCQSAVTSRRTWTIPLTVIGVVVIGGALLARRTEGAPAGTG from the coding sequence GTGACTGTGCGAAGGTTGATCATCGCGATGGGGGCCTTGCTTCTGCTGGCCGGTGTGATCGGGCTATTGGTGCCGGTGTCGGTGTCCGACGGCGATCGCGGTTCGGTTTCCTGCGGAAACGGGATCGCTGTGGATCTTTCGGCGGCACGGAACGCCAACGATAAGAGCGTGGCCAACATTCCGATCCTCAACCAACTTATCCCCCATACCGACTTTGTGGCTCAGTGCCAGTCGGCGGTGACCAGCCGGCGCACGTGGACCATACCGTTGACGGTCATCGGGGTAGTCGTGATCGGCGGGGCGCTGCTGGCTCGACGGACCGAAGGAGCGCCGGCGGGGACGGGTTAG
- a CDS encoding SDR family oxidoreductase, whose amino-acid sequence MPATQQISQGFVDSPDGVRLAVYEEGNPEGPTVVLVHGFPDSHVLWDGVVPRLADRFRIVRYDNRGVGGSSVPKPVSAYTMAHFADDFAAIIGELSPGEPVHVLAHDWGSVGVWEYLTRPGASDRVASFTSVSGPSQDHLVNYVYGGLRRPWRPRTFVRSISQALRLSYMALFSIPVLTPLLLRVALSSAAVRRNMVDNIPAHQIHHSNKLASDAAHAVKTYPANYFRAFSGKRRRSGAIQIVDVPVQLIVNTNDPYVRPYGYDETARWVPRLWRRDIRAGHFSPMSHPQVMAAAVHDFADLAEGRPPSRALLRAQIGRPRGYFGDTLVAVTGAGSGIGRETAIAFAADGAEVVISDIDEATVKDTAAEIAARGGVAHAYVLDVSDPDAVEAFAERVSAEHGIPDIVVNNAGIGQAGRFLDTPAEQFNRVLDVNLGGVVNGCRAFGRRLVERGTGGHIVNVSSMAAYAPLQSLSAYCTSKAATYMFSDCLRAELDAAGVGLTTVCPGVINTNIIATTGFHAPGKDDEKVDGRRGQLDRMFALRRYGPDKVADAIVSAVKKNKPIRPVAPEAYALYGVSRVLPQALRSTARMRVI is encoded by the coding sequence ATGCCGGCAACACAACAGATATCCCAGGGGTTCGTCGACAGCCCGGATGGCGTTCGCCTCGCGGTGTACGAAGAAGGCAACCCCGAGGGCCCGACCGTCGTGCTGGTGCATGGGTTTCCGGACTCGCATGTGCTGTGGGACGGTGTCGTTCCGCGGCTGGCCGACCGGTTCCGGATCGTTCGCTACGACAACCGTGGTGTCGGCGGCTCGTCGGTGCCCAAACCCGTGTCGGCCTACACCATGGCCCATTTCGCCGACGACTTCGCCGCGATCATCGGCGAGCTGAGTCCCGGTGAGCCGGTGCATGTGCTGGCCCACGATTGGGGTTCGGTGGGGGTGTGGGAGTACCTGACCCGGCCCGGTGCCAGCGATCGGGTCGCCTCGTTCACGTCGGTGTCGGGGCCCAGTCAGGACCACTTGGTCAACTACGTGTACGGCGGTCTGCGGCGGCCCTGGCGTCCGCGAACCTTTGTGCGGTCGATCAGCCAGGCACTGCGGTTGAGCTACATGGCATTGTTCTCGATACCCGTGCTGACGCCGCTGCTGCTTCGGGTGGCGCTGTCGAGCGCGGCCGTCCGGCGCAACATGGTCGACAACATCCCCGCCCACCAGATCCATCACTCGAACAAGCTGGCCAGCGACGCCGCCCACGCGGTGAAGACTTACCCCGCCAACTACTTTCGTGCATTCTCCGGTAAACGACGCCGTAGCGGCGCTATTCAGATTGTCGACGTGCCGGTGCAGCTCATCGTCAACACCAACGATCCCTACGTTCGGCCCTACGGATACGACGAGACGGCGCGCTGGGTGCCACGGCTGTGGCGGCGTGACATCAGAGCTGGCCACTTTTCGCCGATGTCACACCCGCAGGTGATGGCGGCCGCGGTGCACGACTTCGCCGACCTGGCCGAAGGCCGCCCGCCGAGCCGCGCACTGCTGCGCGCGCAGATCGGCCGGCCCCGCGGGTACTTCGGCGACACCCTCGTGGCGGTTACCGGGGCGGGCAGCGGCATCGGCCGAGAGACCGCGATTGCCTTCGCGGCCGACGGCGCGGAGGTCGTGATCAGCGACATCGACGAGGCCACCGTCAAGGACACCGCGGCCGAAATTGCCGCCCGCGGCGGCGTCGCGCACGCCTATGTGCTCGACGTGTCCGACCCCGACGCGGTCGAGGCCTTCGCCGAGCGGGTCAGCGCCGAACACGGCATCCCGGACATCGTGGTCAACAACGCCGGCATCGGGCAGGCCGGGCGGTTCCTGGACACCCCGGCCGAACAGTTCAACCGGGTGTTGGATGTCAACCTTGGCGGCGTGGTAAATGGCTGCCGGGCTTTTGGCCGGCGTTTGGTGGAGCGCGGGACCGGCGGGCACATCGTCAATGTGTCGTCGATGGCCGCTTACGCGCCGCTGCAGTCGCTCAGCGCGTACTGCACCTCCAAGGCAGCGACCTACATGTTCTCTGACTGCCTGCGGGCCGAACTCGATGCCGCGGGGGTCGGACTGACCACGGTCTGCCCCGGTGTCATCAACACCAACATCATCGCCACCACCGGCTTTCACGCGCCCGGGAAGGACGATGAAAAGGTGGACGGCCGGCGGGGGCAGCTCGACAGGATGTTCGCGCTGCGCCGTTACGGGCCGGACAAGGTCGCCGACGCGATCGTGTCGGCGGTCAAGAAGAACAAACCGATCCGACCGGTCGCGCCGGAGGCATATGCGCTCTACGGCGTTTCCCGGGTGCTGCCGCAGGCACTGCGCAGCACCGCGCGCATGCGGGTGATCTAA
- the sucB gene encoding 2-oxoglutarate dehydrogenase, E2 component, dihydrolipoamide succinyltransferase — protein MAFSVQMPALGESVTEGTVTRWLKQEGDTVELDEPLVEVSTDKVDTEIPSPAAGVLTKIVAQEDDTVEVGGELAVIGDTKDGEEEAAPAAEKEPEARAQPTSQPKPEAQPEPEPEAAPARAAAGAPAGGDAKPVLMPELGESVTEGTVTRWLKKVGDSVQIDEPLVEVSTDKVDTEIPSPVAGVLVSITADEDATVQVGGELARIGAAADSSAAPGPKPKPESQPEPEPKHEPAAKAAPAAKPAPEPAPAGKTEPAQPQPAARPSGAAEGAPYVTPLVRKLASENNIDLAEVTGTGVGGRIRKQDVLAAADRKKRQKEGVGKAPADAPSGAAPAAAPAPKAPPTPAPAMAHLRGTTQKANRIRQITANKTRESLQATAQLTQTHEVDMTKIVGLRARAKATFAEREGVNLTFLPFFAKAVIDALKIHPNINASYNEDTKEITYYDAEHLGFAVDTEQGLLSPVIHDAGDLSLAGLARAIADIAARARSANLKPDELSGGTFTITNIGSQGALFDTPILVPPQAAMLGTGAIVKRPRVVVDDSGNESIGVRSVCYLPLTYDHRLIDGADAGRFLTTIKHRLEEGAFEADLGL, from the coding sequence ATGGCCTTCTCAGTCCAGATGCCGGCACTCGGTGAGAGCGTCACCGAGGGAACGGTAACCCGCTGGCTCAAACAAGAAGGCGACACGGTCGAACTCGACGAGCCCCTCGTGGAGGTGTCCACCGACAAGGTCGACACCGAAATCCCGTCACCGGCCGCGGGTGTGCTGACCAAGATCGTCGCCCAGGAGGACGACACGGTCGAGGTCGGCGGTGAACTCGCCGTCATTGGCGACACCAAGGATGGCGAGGAGGAGGCGGCCCCGGCAGCCGAGAAGGAACCTGAGGCCCGGGCTCAGCCGACGTCGCAGCCGAAGCCGGAGGCCCAGCCCGAGCCCGAACCCGAAGCAGCGCCGGCCCGAGCGGCAGCCGGAGCGCCTGCTGGTGGCGATGCGAAACCGGTGCTGATGCCAGAGCTCGGCGAGTCGGTGACCGAGGGGACGGTGACTCGGTGGCTGAAGAAGGTTGGGGATTCGGTTCAGATTGACGAGCCCCTGGTGGAGGTGTCCACCGACAAGGTGGACACGGAGATCCCGTCACCAGTTGCCGGGGTCCTGGTCAGCATTACCGCCGATGAGGACGCCACGGTCCAGGTCGGCGGCGAGTTGGCCCGGATCGGTGCCGCTGCCGACAGCAGCGCCGCGCCTGGCCCCAAGCCCAAGCCCGAGTCCCAGCCAGAGCCCGAACCGAAACACGAGCCCGCGGCCAAGGCGGCTCCCGCAGCCAAGCCCGCACCCGAGCCGGCGCCAGCCGGCAAGACCGAACCCGCACAACCCCAGCCGGCGGCCCGGCCAAGCGGTGCAGCCGAGGGCGCGCCGTACGTGACGCCGCTGGTACGAAAGCTGGCCTCCGAGAACAACATCGACCTCGCTGAGGTGACCGGCACCGGCGTGGGGGGTCGGATCCGCAAACAGGACGTGCTAGCTGCCGCGGACCGAAAGAAGCGGCAGAAAGAAGGCGTTGGGAAGGCACCCGCCGACGCACCATCTGGCGCGGCCCCCGCCGCTGCGCCGGCTCCGAAAGCGCCGCCCACCCCTGCGCCAGCGATGGCGCATCTGCGGGGAACCACGCAGAAGGCCAACCGGATCCGTCAGATCACCGCCAACAAGACCCGCGAATCTCTGCAGGCCACCGCACAGCTCACCCAGACCCACGAAGTCGACATGACCAAGATCGTGGGCCTGCGGGCCCGGGCCAAGGCGACATTCGCCGAGCGCGAGGGCGTGAACCTGACCTTCCTGCCGTTCTTCGCCAAAGCCGTGATCGACGCCCTCAAGATTCACCCGAACATCAACGCCAGCTACAACGAGGACACCAAAGAGATCACCTACTACGACGCCGAGCACCTGGGATTCGCGGTCGACACCGAGCAGGGCCTGCTCTCCCCGGTCATCCACGACGCAGGCGACCTGTCACTGGCCGGCCTGGCGCGTGCCATCGCCGATATCGCGGCCCGTGCCCGGTCGGCCAACCTGAAGCCCGACGAATTGTCGGGCGGCACCTTCACCATCACCAATATCGGCAGCCAGGGCGCGTTGTTCGACACCCCGATCCTGGTTCCGCCGCAGGCCGCGATGCTAGGCACCGGCGCCATCGTCAAACGGCCCCGGGTGGTCGTCGATGACAGCGGCAACGAGTCGATCGGGGTGCGCTCAGTGTGCTACCTCCCGCTGACCTATGACCATCGACTCATCGACGGCGCCGATGCCGGACGTTTCCTGACCACGATTAAGCACCGCCTCGAGGAGGGAGCGTTCGAGGCCGATTTGGGACTGTGA